A part of Paenarthrobacter sp. A20 genomic DNA contains:
- a CDS encoding glycerol-3-phosphate dehydrogenase/oxidase produces the protein MSNVAGGPQVNAPGALSPESRAASIEVLKATAEAGKELDILIVGGGVVGAGAALDAVTRGLTVGIVEARDWASGTSSRSSKLIHGGLRYLEMLDFGLVQEALQERGLLIQQIAPHLVRPVPFLYPLTRRFWERPYVGAGIMLYDTLGLTSGHSRGVPMHKHLFRRGTLRAAPSLKDDAFVGSIRYYDAQVDDARLVVNVVRTAAHYGAHAANRLRVVDFLREGERVVGAKLENQEDGSVFEVRAKQVVNATGVWTDETQAMVTDRGQLKVRASKGIHLVVPRDRFQSTVGLILRTEKSVLFVIPWGRHWIIGTTDTDWKLDKAHPAASSKDIDYVLEHVNKVLKRPLTREDVEGVYAGLRPLLAGENDSTAKLSREHVVAHPVPGLVVVAGGKYTTYRVMAKDAVDEATRAMDERVPSSCTETIPLLGAEGFKAAWNRRARSAEEAGVHVARVEHLLNRYGSMTSEVLELISNRPELGEPLPGADDYLAAEVVYATTHEGARHVHDVLTRRTRISIESWDRGVSALPVVAKLMGEILGWSETQRESEIKHYLARVEAERLSQQQPDDESADAARMGVDDIVPLR, from the coding sequence ATGAGCAATGTCGCAGGCGGTCCGCAGGTGAATGCCCCGGGAGCACTTAGCCCGGAATCGCGTGCCGCGTCGATCGAAGTCCTGAAAGCCACTGCGGAAGCCGGCAAGGAGCTCGACATCCTGATTGTCGGCGGCGGAGTGGTGGGTGCTGGAGCGGCCCTGGACGCCGTGACCCGTGGCCTCACGGTGGGCATCGTGGAGGCCAGGGACTGGGCGTCCGGCACGTCGTCGCGGTCTTCCAAGCTTATCCACGGAGGCCTCAGGTACCTGGAGATGCTGGATTTCGGGTTGGTCCAGGAAGCACTCCAGGAACGGGGACTGCTGATCCAACAGATCGCACCCCACCTGGTGCGGCCTGTTCCCTTCCTTTACCCACTGACCCGCAGGTTCTGGGAGCGGCCATACGTGGGCGCGGGCATCATGCTCTACGACACCTTGGGCCTGACATCAGGGCACAGCCGCGGCGTTCCCATGCATAAGCACCTGTTCAGGCGTGGAACACTGCGCGCGGCTCCCAGCTTGAAGGACGACGCCTTCGTGGGGTCCATTCGCTACTACGATGCCCAGGTGGATGACGCCCGGCTTGTGGTGAATGTCGTCAGGACGGCGGCCCATTACGGCGCCCACGCCGCCAACCGGCTTCGTGTGGTGGACTTCCTGCGCGAAGGTGAGCGCGTGGTTGGAGCGAAGCTCGAAAACCAGGAAGACGGCAGCGTCTTCGAAGTCCGGGCCAAGCAAGTGGTCAACGCAACCGGCGTATGGACCGACGAAACACAGGCCATGGTCACTGATAGGGGCCAGCTGAAGGTCCGCGCATCCAAGGGCATCCACCTCGTGGTGCCACGCGACCGCTTCCAGTCCACGGTGGGCCTCATCCTGCGCACGGAGAAGTCCGTGCTCTTCGTGATCCCGTGGGGCCGGCACTGGATCATCGGAACCACAGACACGGACTGGAAGCTGGACAAAGCCCATCCGGCGGCGTCCAGCAAGGACATTGACTACGTCCTGGAGCACGTCAACAAGGTTCTCAAGCGCCCCCTGACCCGCGAGGACGTCGAAGGGGTCTACGCCGGTCTTCGGCCCCTGCTGGCCGGAGAGAATGACTCCACGGCCAAGCTCTCCCGCGAGCATGTCGTCGCCCATCCCGTTCCCGGACTCGTGGTGGTTGCCGGCGGCAAGTACACCACCTACCGGGTCATGGCCAAGGATGCCGTGGATGAGGCCACCAGGGCCATGGATGAACGCGTCCCGTCCAGTTGCACCGAAACCATCCCGTTGCTGGGCGCAGAAGGCTTCAAGGCCGCCTGGAACCGACGGGCCCGGTCGGCGGAGGAGGCCGGGGTGCACGTCGCCCGGGTTGAGCACCTCTTGAACCGCTACGGATCGATGACGTCCGAAGTGCTGGAACTGATCTCCAACCGTCCGGAGTTGGGCGAACCCTTGCCCGGTGCCGATGACTACCTCGCGGCGGAAGTTGTCTACGCAACTACCCATGAAGGAGCCCGGCATGTTCACGACGTTTTGACGCGTCGAACCCGGATCTCGATCGAATCGTGGGACCGGGGTGTGTCTGCCCTCCCCGTAGTGGCTAAGCTGATGGGAGAAATCCTTGGCTGGAGCGAGACTCAGCGCGAAAGCGAAATCAAGCACTACCTCGCGCGCGTGGAGGCTGAACGGCTCAGTCAGCAGCAGCCCGACGACGAATCGGCCGACGCCGCGCGCATGGGAGTGGATGACATCGTTCCCCTTCGCTGA
- a CDS encoding GuaB3 family IMP dehydrogenase-related protein encodes MTYEIEIGRGKRGRRAYSLDDIAIVPNRRTRDPKDVSVSWQIDAYKFDTPVIAAPMDSVMSPDTAIAFGRLGGLGVLDLEGLWTRYEDPQKVLDEIAALADETSSPAVTRRMQDLYQAPVQPELISSRLAEIRAAGVTVAGSLTPQRTQEHYKTVVAAGVDIFVIRGTTVSAEHVSKNHEPLNLKQFIYELDVPVIVGGAAGYTPALHLMRTGAAGVLVGFGGGATTTTRRALGIHSPMASAISDVAAARRDYMDESGGRYVHVIADGGMGSSGDIVKAIAMGADAVMLGSALARAEEAPGRGWHWGPEAHHLESPRGDRVNVGTVGPLEEVLFGPGHHTDGTSNLIGALRRSMATTGYSDLKEFQRVDVVVSPYAGN; translated from the coding sequence GTGACTTATGAGATTGAGATTGGCCGTGGCAAGCGTGGGCGTCGTGCCTACTCCCTGGATGACATCGCGATCGTCCCGAACCGCCGGACGCGTGACCCGAAGGACGTCTCTGTCTCCTGGCAGATCGACGCCTACAAGTTCGACACCCCCGTGATCGCGGCACCCATGGACTCGGTGATGTCTCCGGACACTGCAATCGCCTTTGGCCGGCTCGGAGGCCTTGGTGTTCTGGACCTTGAAGGTCTCTGGACCCGCTACGAGGACCCCCAGAAGGTCCTTGACGAGATCGCCGCCCTGGCCGATGAGACCAGCAGCCCGGCCGTTACCCGCCGCATGCAGGACCTCTATCAGGCGCCCGTCCAGCCCGAACTCATCAGCTCCCGCCTTGCAGAGATCCGTGCCGCAGGCGTCACCGTTGCAGGCTCTCTGACCCCGCAGCGCACGCAGGAACACTACAAGACAGTGGTGGCTGCCGGCGTCGACATCTTTGTCATCCGCGGAACAACGGTTTCTGCTGAGCACGTCTCCAAGAACCACGAACCGCTGAACCTCAAGCAGTTCATCTACGAACTTGACGTCCCTGTGATCGTAGGCGGAGCGGCCGGCTACACGCCTGCCTTGCACCTCATGCGTACCGGTGCTGCCGGCGTCCTGGTGGGCTTCGGCGGCGGTGCCACCACCACGACGCGACGAGCCCTGGGTATTCATTCGCCCATGGCTTCTGCCATCTCCGACGTCGCTGCGGCACGTCGCGACTACATGGATGAGTCCGGTGGCCGTTACGTTCATGTCATTGCCGATGGCGGCATGGGCAGCTCCGGCGACATCGTCAAGGCCATTGCCATGGGCGCTGACGCCGTGATGCTCGGCAGCGCGCTGGCACGCGCGGAAGAGGCACCTGGCCGCGGCTGGCACTGGGGTCCGGAAGCGCACCACCTCGAGTCGCCCCGTGGCGACCGCGTCAATGTTGGCACGGTCGGTCCGCTGGAAGAGGTCCTCTTCGGACCTGGCCACCACACGGACGGAACCTCAAACCTGATCGGTGCTCTGCGCCGTTCCATGGCAACCACCGGCTACTCGGACCTCAAGGAGTTCCAGCGGGTTGACGTCGTCGTCTCGCCGTACGCAGGCAACTGA
- a CDS encoding ABC transporter ATP-binding protein — translation MSEKPAQPRHPESIRLNNTPPRKLALRPYARAVGQVLKVSFKASPVAVIMKVLGSLISATLPLVTTYFAALTTTALAAGYAGDPNAGPQAILYVIITAALGLFWGAFSSVDRYIQQLMSFKVGAIVGDMMYQRFLALEFWRYDDKETVDLYDRAKRFSDSYARVLDRIAAIFTQLVSVILAIGALVLVSWWIAVIVLVAIVPSVYLQFKLSREQIAHWNTQVDSRRQRRMIEQNLLRPQHIAEMRLYGIVGYLMDLRSRLRDADEKRRLDFQKRYIPKQLAADSLQYGAEVVSLIWVVGQIIARAQPVGQFLYVQQIVSRALSTANSLVSSLSSIDEDLANLKDYELFMALPVPSGNEKPLTISPTTVELRDIRFSYTGSDIEVIKGISMTITAGQHIAIVGENGAGKSTLIRILAGLYRPDSGHVLLDGVDLAGIDVTSWHRHLAVLSQEFLKYEFATAAENIYLGDVDQPRNDDRIRRAASDAEAMEFINKLPNGLENHVSNWMEDPRGRKGSGLSGGQWQRLAMARNFYRDASFMVMDEPTSAIDALAEHRIFTRLFADRSSTIIAISHRLATIEKADIVYMLEDGRIAEQGTHKELVALRGRYFRMFESQLSVDETSQNTP, via the coding sequence ATGTCTGAAAAGCCCGCACAACCGCGGCACCCGGAGTCCATCCGGCTGAACAACACGCCGCCCCGCAAGCTGGCGCTGCGTCCCTATGCACGCGCCGTCGGGCAGGTCCTGAAGGTGAGCTTCAAGGCCTCACCCGTCGCGGTGATCATGAAGGTGCTTGGCTCGCTGATCTCCGCCACGCTTCCGTTGGTCACCACCTACTTCGCCGCCCTGACCACCACAGCCTTGGCGGCCGGTTATGCGGGGGATCCCAACGCCGGTCCCCAAGCCATCCTGTACGTCATCATCACTGCTGCGCTGGGGTTGTTTTGGGGTGCCTTCAGCAGTGTTGACCGCTACATCCAACAGCTCATGAGCTTCAAGGTGGGCGCGATCGTTGGGGACATGATGTACCAGCGTTTCCTGGCGCTGGAGTTTTGGCGTTACGACGACAAGGAAACGGTGGACCTTTACGACCGCGCGAAGCGGTTCTCGGACTCCTACGCCCGCGTGCTGGACAGGATTGCCGCAATCTTCACCCAACTGGTCTCCGTGATCCTCGCCATCGGTGCGCTGGTCCTGGTCAGTTGGTGGATCGCCGTCATCGTTCTGGTGGCCATCGTGCCCAGTGTGTATCTGCAGTTCAAACTGTCGCGTGAGCAGATCGCGCACTGGAACACCCAAGTGGATTCGCGCCGGCAACGCCGGATGATCGAACAGAACCTGCTTCGTCCGCAGCACATCGCGGAGATGCGGCTCTACGGCATTGTTGGATACCTGATGGACCTGCGATCACGGCTGCGGGACGCAGACGAGAAGCGACGCTTGGATTTCCAAAAGCGGTATATTCCCAAACAGCTGGCTGCGGACTCCCTGCAGTATGGCGCCGAGGTGGTTTCCCTGATCTGGGTGGTCGGGCAGATCATCGCCAGGGCCCAGCCGGTGGGTCAGTTCCTCTACGTACAGCAGATCGTGAGCCGGGCACTTTCCACGGCCAACAGTCTTGTCTCTTCCTTGAGTTCCATCGACGAGGACCTCGCCAACCTCAAGGATTATGAGCTGTTCATGGCCCTGCCTGTTCCCAGCGGCAACGAAAAACCCCTGACCATTTCGCCCACCACCGTGGAGCTCCGCGACATCCGCTTCAGCTATACCGGAAGCGACATCGAGGTCATCAAGGGCATTTCGATGACCATCACGGCGGGCCAGCACATTGCGATTGTCGGTGAAAACGGTGCGGGAAAGTCCACACTGATCCGTATCCTTGCGGGACTGTACCGGCCTGACTCCGGCCACGTACTGCTCGACGGCGTGGATCTTGCCGGGATCGACGTCACCAGCTGGCACAGGCACCTCGCTGTGCTGAGCCAGGAGTTCCTGAAGTACGAGTTCGCCACCGCCGCGGAAAACATCTACCTCGGCGACGTGGACCAACCCCGGAACGATGACCGCATCAGGCGGGCGGCCTCTGACGCCGAAGCCATGGAGTTCATCAACAAACTGCCCAACGGCTTGGAAAACCATGTCAGCAACTGGATGGAGGACCCGCGTGGTCGCAAGGGCAGTGGGCTGTCCGGCGGGCAGTGGCAGCGGCTGGCCATGGCGCGCAACTTCTACCGGGATGCCTCATTCATGGTCATGGACGAGCCCACATCAGCCATAGATGCCTTGGCAGAGCACCGTATCTTCACCAGGCTCTTCGCCGACCGAAGCAGTACCATCATCGCCATCAGCCACCGCTTGGCCACCATCGAGAAGGCCGACATCGTGTACATGCTCGAAGATGGCCGGATTGCGGAGCAGGGGACCCACAAGGAGCTGGTGGCGTTGAGGGGCCGCTACTTCCGGATGTTCGAGTCCCAACTCTCTGTGGACGAAACCAGCCAGAACACCCCCTGA
- the guaB gene encoding IMP dehydrogenase — protein MTQPEHNPFGFVGLTYDDVLLLPGHTDVIPSDADTSSRISKRISVQTPLLSAAMDTVTESRMAIAMARQGGLGVVHRNLSIDDQAEHVDRVKRSESGMITNPLTIGPQATLQELDELCSRYRVSGLPVVDADGRLLGIVTNRDTRFIPESEFPLRSVSDAMTKMPLITGHVGISREEASHKLATNKIEKLPLVDEQGRLKGLITTKDFTKAEQYPLATKDDEGRLRVGAAIGFFGDGWERAMKLIDAGVDALFVDTANGHSQGVLDMIRRLKSDPIAAHVDIIGGQAATREGAQALIDAGADGIKVGVGPGSICTTRVVAGVGVPQITAIYESAKAAIPAGVPLIADGGLQYSGDIGKALVAGADTVMLGSLLAGCEESPGELIFVNGKQFKSYRGMGSLGAMQSRGKNTSYSKDRYFQADVSGDDKLIPEGIEGRVAFRGPLASVAYQLVGGLRQTMFYTGAPTISELKARGKFVRITPAGLKESHPHDIQMTVEAPNYGSR, from the coding sequence ATGACCCAGCCCGAACACAATCCCTTTGGCTTTGTCGGCCTGACGTACGACGACGTCCTGTTGCTCCCGGGCCACACCGATGTCATTCCGTCCGACGCGGACACGTCATCCCGCATCTCCAAGCGCATCTCCGTGCAGACCCCGCTGCTCTCCGCTGCTATGGACACGGTGACCGAATCCCGCATGGCCATCGCCATGGCCCGGCAGGGCGGTTTGGGCGTGGTTCACCGCAACCTGTCCATCGATGACCAGGCCGAGCACGTTGACCGCGTCAAGCGCAGCGAGTCCGGCATGATCACCAACCCACTGACCATTGGCCCCCAGGCCACGCTGCAGGAACTGGACGAACTGTGTTCCCGCTACCGCGTCTCCGGCCTTCCCGTCGTGGATGCTGACGGACGCCTGCTGGGCATCGTCACCAACCGCGACACCCGCTTCATCCCGGAATCGGAATTCCCGCTGCGCAGCGTCAGCGACGCCATGACCAAGATGCCGCTCATCACCGGGCACGTGGGTATCAGCCGCGAGGAAGCCTCGCACAAGCTGGCCACCAACAAGATCGAGAAGCTCCCGCTCGTTGACGAGCAGGGCCGCCTCAAGGGCCTGATCACCACCAAGGACTTCACCAAGGCTGAGCAGTACCCGCTGGCCACCAAGGACGACGAAGGCCGCCTGCGCGTCGGTGCTGCCATCGGCTTCTTCGGCGACGGCTGGGAGCGCGCCATGAAGCTCATCGACGCCGGCGTGGATGCTTTGTTCGTGGACACCGCCAACGGTCACTCCCAGGGCGTGCTTGACATGATCCGCCGCCTGAAGTCGGATCCGATTGCTGCCCACGTGGACATCATCGGTGGGCAGGCCGCAACCCGTGAAGGCGCCCAGGCGCTGATCGACGCCGGCGCCGACGGCATCAAGGTAGGCGTTGGCCCCGGATCCATCTGCACCACCCGCGTTGTTGCCGGTGTCGGCGTTCCGCAGATCACCGCTATCTACGAATCCGCCAAGGCAGCCATCCCGGCCGGAGTTCCGCTGATCGCCGACGGCGGCCTGCAGTACTCCGGCGACATCGGCAAGGCACTGGTCGCCGGTGCCGACACCGTGATGCTCGGCTCGCTGCTGGCTGGCTGCGAGGAATCGCCGGGCGAACTCATCTTCGTCAACGGCAAGCAATTCAAGAGCTACCGCGGAATGGGCTCCCTCGGTGCCATGCAGTCCCGCGGCAAGAACACGTCCTACTCCAAGGACCGTTACTTCCAGGCCGACGTCTCCGGCGATGACAAGCTGATCCCCGAGGGCATCGAAGGCCGCGTAGCCTTCCGCGGCCCGTTGGCTTCCGTTGCCTACCAGTTGGTTGGCGGCCTCCGCCAGACCATGTTCTACACGGGCGCACCCACCATCTCCGAGCTCAAGGCCCGCGGCAAGTTCGTCCGCATCACCCCTGCCGGGCTCAAGGAATCGCACCCGCACGACATCCAAATGACAGTGGAAGCCCCCAATTACGGCTCACGCTAA
- a CDS encoding acyltransferase family protein, whose translation MMNTQATETAPAAGQKRTTSKPGFRPEVQGLRALAVLMVATYHIWLGRVSGGVDVFLLISAFLLTLSFTRKLESRKPLRLLRHWLHVFKRLLPAVVVVLLGVLTATWAFIPQSRWPDVLAEAWASLLYRQNWQLADTAVDYYAQDHSGASPLQHFWSLSVQGQVFILWPLVFAAVALLQPQLARLFPGRKAVAHRALLFMAFGAVFVASLAFSIEQTANNQEYAYFDTRARLWEFALGSLLALALPYLKPGRRLRVFLGWTGITAMLACGLVLTVDRSFPGFVALWPTLAAAAVIVAGQSGSRFGVDRLLSSRPLVLVGDNSYALYLWHWPVLVFFLLVSGATSPNLLQGLGIMAASMLLAVATTKYVEVPMRRWEWPDVRSWRAAVVIACCGALLALPVTAWQGAIAAEGAAIADQPKELTPGAAALSPEYVGAPTQEAMIIPAPAAMKDEWADIDGLCTGDNVPSDPLLEGCLQNEEPEEVTKEIVVLGDSHAQQYMAALGPIAKQHGWEVVTLLKGSCRFGAESPERTQECNEFNQASAAYVMEHKPDAVFTVASLTHVTAPFETEVPGYLEGIQPFTDAGIDVVGVRDNPRFSINMPECVQKKGPDSPDCNAPLEESLAASSPLDDYLGKVERLYLMDMSDFICEQGTCPAVVGNVYVYKDDNHLTKTYVQSMIPMFEERLLAATGWSGG comes from the coding sequence ATGATGAACACACAAGCTACCGAAACGGCACCCGCCGCCGGACAGAAACGCACGACGTCGAAACCCGGCTTCCGTCCGGAGGTCCAAGGACTGCGCGCACTGGCTGTTCTGATGGTGGCGACCTATCATATTTGGCTTGGCCGGGTCTCCGGCGGTGTGGACGTCTTTCTGCTGATCTCGGCATTCCTGCTGACGTTGTCGTTCACGCGCAAACTGGAAAGCCGTAAGCCCTTACGGCTCCTGCGGCACTGGCTCCACGTCTTCAAGCGGCTGCTGCCCGCCGTCGTCGTGGTCCTGTTGGGTGTCCTGACAGCCACCTGGGCCTTCATCCCCCAGAGCCGCTGGCCGGATGTCCTCGCTGAGGCGTGGGCGTCGCTGTTGTACCGGCAGAACTGGCAGTTGGCTGACACGGCCGTGGACTACTACGCCCAGGATCATTCGGGTGCCAGCCCGCTCCAGCATTTCTGGTCCCTGTCCGTCCAAGGCCAGGTGTTCATTCTGTGGCCGCTGGTCTTCGCCGCCGTTGCGTTGTTGCAGCCGCAGTTGGCCAGGCTTTTCCCGGGCCGGAAGGCTGTTGCCCACCGGGCATTGCTGTTCATGGCGTTCGGGGCAGTGTTCGTGGCCTCGCTTGCTTTCTCCATCGAGCAGACCGCCAACAACCAGGAGTACGCCTACTTCGATACCCGCGCACGTCTGTGGGAATTCGCCCTGGGCTCTTTGCTGGCGCTGGCCCTGCCTTACCTGAAGCCTGGACGCCGGCTCCGCGTCTTCCTTGGGTGGACCGGGATCACCGCCATGCTCGCCTGCGGTCTGGTCCTGACCGTGGATCGCTCTTTCCCGGGGTTCGTGGCGCTGTGGCCCACCCTCGCCGCCGCGGCGGTCATCGTGGCAGGACAGAGCGGCAGCCGTTTCGGCGTGGATCGCCTCCTCAGCTCGCGGCCTCTGGTCCTGGTGGGCGATAACTCCTATGCCCTCTATCTCTGGCATTGGCCTGTCCTTGTCTTCTTCCTGTTGGTTTCCGGGGCAACTTCACCCAACCTCCTCCAGGGCCTGGGCATCATGGCCGCCTCCATGCTGCTGGCCGTGGCCACCACCAAGTACGTGGAAGTACCAATGCGCCGCTGGGAGTGGCCCGACGTACGGTCCTGGCGTGCCGCCGTCGTGATTGCCTGCTGCGGTGCGCTGCTGGCGCTGCCTGTCACCGCGTGGCAGGGCGCCATTGCGGCCGAAGGCGCAGCGATCGCGGACCAGCCCAAGGAGCTGACCCCGGGAGCCGCAGCCCTGTCCCCGGAGTACGTCGGCGCACCCACGCAGGAAGCCATGATCATCCCGGCACCGGCTGCCATGAAGGACGAGTGGGCAGACATCGACGGACTCTGCACGGGCGACAATGTGCCGTCGGACCCTCTGTTGGAAGGGTGCCTGCAGAACGAGGAGCCCGAGGAAGTCACCAAGGAAATCGTGGTGCTCGGCGATTCGCATGCCCAGCAGTACATGGCTGCCCTGGGCCCGATTGCCAAGCAGCATGGATGGGAAGTGGTCACGCTCCTGAAGGGCAGCTGCCGGTTCGGGGCAGAGTCCCCTGAACGGACTCAGGAGTGCAACGAGTTCAACCAGGCCAGTGCCGCCTATGTCATGGAACATAAGCCGGATGCCGTGTTCACCGTTGCTTCCCTGACGCACGTCACGGCGCCTTTCGAGACGGAAGTCCCCGGGTACCTCGAGGGAATCCAGCCGTTCACGGATGCCGGCATCGATGTTGTGGGTGTCCGTGACAATCCGAGGTTCAGCATCAACATGCCTGAATGCGTGCAGAAGAAGGGTCCCGATTCGCCGGACTGCAATGCCCCGCTCGAGGAGTCCTTGGCGGCGTCGTCGCCCTTGGACGATTACCTGGGCAAGGTGGAGCGGCTGTACCTGATGGACATGAGCGATTTCATCTGCGAGCAGGGGACATGTCCGGCCGTGGTGGGCAACGTCTATGTCTACAAGGACGACAACCACCTCACCAAAACGTACGTGCAGAGCATGATTCCCATGTTTGAAGAGCGCCTCCTGGCCGCCACGGGATGGTCCGGCGGCTAG
- a CDS encoding acyltransferase family protein codes for MPTIPAPARAGRRPSGPVAKSKFRPEIQGLRSLAVLMVVSYHIWIGRVSGGVDVFLLISAFLMTLQFTGRYKQGRPMDLLRHWLHLFRRLLPAVVVVLLSTLAATFAFLPPTRWVEVVHQSWAALFYFENWLLQGLAVNYYATDHSLASPLQHFWSLSIQGQVFILWPVIFATVALICRRFSLRYRATLAYVFAIIFVISLTYSVIFTASNQAVAYFDTFARLWEFALGTLLALIIPGLNFAKPVRVVMGWIGVVAMLTCGILLQVQTAFPGFVALWPTLAAVAVIAAGQTGSRFGVDRILSSKFLVRLGDNSYALYLWHWPILVIALAWSGKDHAGWLSGTAIIALALTLAFLTTKYVEKPFREWKWPEVKRRRSAIAIAACLAVACAPLLGFQYKQDLDLKAAQAQAFNDNPGAHALVPGYVDLVSDGAKTLPTAEQLPEDWATLAGPCEGQSKPDEKMLQDKCQQNAVADDDAVKDILVLGDSHSQQWLAALGPLAEAEHWKVTALLLGGCHFMPDNPDAEDGCNDFNAAALKYAAAQAPDAVFMVGTMASPSSPDEQLVYGFEQTVTNFNDLGIEVVAIRDNPRYDYNVTECALSKGVDSADCKSDQPDVLATESPFAAVQGSFGSAAFLDMTDLLCDGITCPSVVGNMFVYLDDNHLSRTYVTSMAEMFEERWFAATGWQR; via the coding sequence ATGCCAACGATCCCAGCCCCTGCCCGTGCCGGCAGGCGGCCTTCCGGACCCGTTGCAAAGTCGAAGTTCCGCCCCGAAATCCAGGGCCTTCGGTCCCTCGCCGTCCTCATGGTGGTGAGCTACCACATCTGGATTGGCCGGGTTTCCGGAGGCGTGGACGTCTTCCTCCTTATCTCAGCGTTCCTCATGACGCTGCAGTTCACCGGACGCTACAAGCAGGGCCGCCCCATGGACCTCTTGCGGCACTGGCTGCACCTGTTCCGGCGGCTGCTCCCCGCCGTCGTCGTGGTCCTCTTGAGTACGCTCGCGGCGACGTTCGCCTTCCTCCCACCAACACGCTGGGTGGAGGTGGTCCACCAGTCGTGGGCCGCACTGTTCTACTTCGAAAACTGGCTCCTCCAAGGCCTGGCGGTCAATTACTACGCAACCGACCACAGCCTCGCCAGTCCTCTGCAGCACTTCTGGTCCCTGTCCATCCAAGGCCAGGTTTTCATCTTATGGCCCGTCATTTTCGCCACCGTTGCGCTTATTTGCCGCAGGTTCAGCCTGCGGTACCGGGCCACTCTCGCTTACGTTTTCGCGATCATTTTCGTCATATCCCTCACGTACTCAGTGATCTTTACTGCCAGCAACCAGGCTGTGGCCTACTTCGACACCTTTGCGCGGCTCTGGGAGTTCGCCCTCGGTACCTTGCTTGCACTGATCATCCCGGGCTTGAACTTCGCGAAGCCCGTGCGAGTGGTCATGGGGTGGATCGGTGTGGTTGCGATGCTCACGTGTGGGATCCTGCTCCAGGTGCAGACGGCGTTCCCCGGATTCGTTGCGCTGTGGCCCACGCTCGCGGCAGTCGCCGTCATTGCCGCCGGCCAGACCGGGAGCCGCTTCGGCGTGGACCGGATCCTGAGTTCAAAGTTCCTGGTTCGGTTGGGCGACAACTCCTATGCCCTCTATCTGTGGCACTGGCCCATTTTGGTGATCGCCCTGGCCTGGAGCGGCAAGGACCACGCAGGCTGGTTGTCGGGAACCGCCATCATCGCGCTGGCGCTCACGTTGGCTTTCCTAACCACCAAGTATGTGGAGAAGCCGTTCCGTGAATGGAAATGGCCCGAGGTCAAGCGCCGCCGCTCTGCCATCGCCATCGCCGCCTGCCTTGCCGTGGCGTGCGCGCCGCTCTTGGGATTCCAGTACAAGCAGGACCTGGACCTCAAAGCTGCCCAGGCGCAGGCTTTCAATGACAATCCTGGCGCCCACGCACTCGTCCCCGGATACGTTGACCTGGTCAGCGACGGTGCGAAGACCCTGCCCACGGCTGAGCAATTGCCGGAGGACTGGGCAACTCTCGCAGGACCGTGCGAGGGCCAGTCGAAACCGGACGAAAAGATGCTGCAGGATAAATGCCAGCAGAACGCCGTGGCGGACGACGACGCCGTCAAGGACATCCTGGTGCTGGGCGACTCGCACTCGCAGCAATGGTTGGCCGCACTTGGCCCCCTTGCCGAGGCCGAACACTGGAAGGTAACCGCCCTCTTGCTGGGCGGATGCCATTTCATGCCGGACAACCCCGACGCCGAGGACGGCTGCAACGACTTCAACGCCGCCGCCCTCAAGTACGCCGCGGCCCAAGCGCCGGACGCTGTTTTCATGGTGGGAACCATGGCATCGCCGTCATCGCCCGATGAGCAGTTGGTGTACGGCTTTGAGCAGACGGTCACCAACTTCAACGACCTCGGCATTGAGGTTGTGGCTATCCGTGACAACCCGCGGTACGACTACAACGTCACCGAATGTGCCTTGTCCAAGGGCGTGGACAGCGCTGACTGCAAGTCTGACCAGCCCGACGTCCTCGCCACGGAAAGCCCGTTCGCTGCCGTACAGGGGAGCTTTGGCAGCGCCGCGTTCCTGGACATGACCGACCTGCTGTGCGATGGCATCACGTGTCCGAGCGTGGTGGGCAATATGTTCGTGTACTTGGATGACAACCACCTGTCCCGGACATATGTGACCAGCATGGCCGAGATGTTTGAAGAAAGGTGGTTTGCCGCGACAGGGTGGCAGCGATGA